In one window of Rhodopseudomonas palustris HaA2 DNA:
- a CDS encoding S1 family peptidase produces the protein MLRTTLLIAGWTAAGLLPAMGQSLPSSIAERGRELSQQPDRLSHTARSVSFRRELNGTAFFVDGAGHMLTARHAVEDCARVVIAKEGRSFAARVVALSPREDLALLKVPKTLGLAAVFPRNSSPATSDLMFAASYDNLPGMIAGGGTLANAVVADRRNGSGTLELESNASFGTSGAPVLNSRGLVEGVVSRRRMINRVQAVGTTEAKAFLASHSVRPSEDDRPQIAGGGSRAHRAASISARVTCLQN, from the coding sequence ATGCTTCGAACCACGCTTCTGATCGCTGGATGGACCGCCGCCGGCTTGTTGCCTGCGATGGGCCAGTCGTTGCCAAGCAGCATTGCCGAACGCGGACGAGAGCTGTCGCAGCAACCCGACCGGCTGTCGCACACGGCAAGATCAGTCAGTTTCCGGCGCGAGCTGAACGGGACTGCGTTTTTTGTCGATGGAGCCGGACACATGCTGACGGCTCGCCATGCGGTCGAGGATTGCGCGCGCGTCGTGATTGCCAAGGAGGGGCGGTCGTTCGCGGCACGGGTGGTGGCGCTGTCGCCGCGTGAGGATCTTGCGCTGCTCAAGGTGCCGAAGACGCTCGGCCTGGCTGCCGTGTTCCCTCGAAATTCGTCCCCCGCAACCAGCGATCTGATGTTCGCGGCGTCCTATGACAATCTGCCGGGCATGATTGCAGGCGGCGGGACGCTCGCCAATGCGGTGGTTGCGGATCGCCGGAACGGTAGCGGGACGCTGGAGCTCGAATCCAATGCCAGCTTCGGAACAAGCGGCGCGCCGGTTCTGAACAGCCGCGGTCTGGTCGAAGGCGTCGTCAGTCGGCGCCGCATGATCAACCGCGTGCAGGCGGTCGGGACCACCGAAGCGAAGGCGTTCCTCGCCAGTCACAGCGTCAGGCCGTCCGAGGACGACCGGCCTCAAATTGCCGGGGGCGGCTCGCGCGCCCATCGCGCGGCATCGATTTCCGCGCGGGTCACATGCCTGCAAAATTGA
- a CDS encoding STN domain-containing protein, with amino-acid sequence MGQAVLRCRRTAALLALCLTANVPCPVAAEQADPVQRGTSSAAARPLPFDIPAQQLGAALEAYGVISGFQVIYDAALAKGRQSSDVRGALAPDVALRRLLAGTGLVPRYMAQDGVVLELDPAASEAHSVLRSAVIRYYGRIQAGLRQAFCGDARPSIVPHRIAIGLWIAPSGLIARSALLDTTGDVDGDAALEAALQRIQIGEPPPAGFAQPVIMTVLPDMQNDCRTLQRQRQRVER; translated from the coding sequence ATGGGCCAGGCAGTCTTGCGATGTCGGCGAACCGCTGCATTATTGGCGCTGTGCCTGACAGCGAATGTCCCATGCCCCGTTGCTGCGGAGCAGGCCGATCCCGTGCAACGTGGCACCAGCAGCGCCGCGGCGCGTCCGCTGCCGTTCGACATCCCGGCGCAGCAATTGGGGGCGGCATTGGAAGCCTATGGGGTGATCTCCGGCTTCCAGGTGATCTATGACGCCGCGCTGGCCAAGGGCCGGCAGTCTTCGGATGTCCGCGGCGCGCTTGCACCGGACGTGGCCCTGCGCCGGCTGCTCGCCGGTACCGGCCTCGTTCCGCGTTACATGGCGCAGGATGGGGTCGTCCTCGAACTCGATCCGGCTGCGTCAGAAGCCCATTCGGTGCTGCGGAGCGCCGTGATCCGCTACTACGGCCGGATTCAGGCTGGCCTTCGACAGGCATTCTGCGGCGATGCGCGTCCGTCAATAGTGCCACATCGGATTGCGATCGGGCTTTGGATCGCGCCGTCCGGCCTGATCGCGCGCTCGGCGTTGCTCGACACCACCGGCGACGTCGACGGGGACGCGGCGCTGGAGGCGGCGCTTCAGCGGATCCAAATCGGTGAGCCGCCGCCCGCCGGCTTCGCTCAGCCGGTCATCATGACGGTGTTGCCGGATATGCAGAATGATTGCCGGACGCTTCAGCGGCAGCGGCAGCGGGTCGAGCGATGA
- a CDS encoding RNA polymerase sigma factor has product MTEAGWAALQQRLLLRYDDFKRRLTRYLGSSELAGDALHDTWLRLQRGGQIDAVRSPDTYLLRIAINMGRDHLRAENRLVSTSDAATLLGISDDAPDAERDAEGRSELRLLTAIMAELPPRQKAILIAARVEGLPRGEIARRYGVSVRYVHRELQAAHDYCAERLEKMTADLYRLAPRETSLPERLSSPLPGGPHILAARDD; this is encoded by the coding sequence ATGACGGAGGCGGGTTGGGCAGCGCTGCAGCAACGCCTGCTGCTGCGCTACGACGATTTCAAACGGCGCCTGACACGCTATCTCGGGTCGTCCGAACTGGCTGGCGACGCATTGCACGATACCTGGCTGCGCTTGCAGCGCGGCGGCCAGATCGATGCTGTGCGCAGTCCTGACACCTATCTGCTACGCATCGCAATCAATATGGGCCGCGATCATCTGCGTGCCGAAAACCGTCTGGTGTCCACATCCGATGCTGCGACCTTGCTCGGCATCTCCGACGACGCGCCGGACGCCGAACGCGACGCCGAGGGACGCTCGGAATTGCGGCTGCTCACCGCCATCATGGCCGAACTCCCGCCACGGCAGAAGGCGATCCTGATCGCCGCCCGTGTCGAAGGTCTGCCGCGCGGCGAGATCGCGCGGCGTTACGGCGTTTCCGTGCGCTACGTGCATCGTGAGTTGCAGGCCGCTCACGATTATTGCGCCGAGCGTCTCGAAAAAATGACGGCGGACCTGTACCGATTGGCGCCGCGAGAAACGTCTCTTCCAGAGAGACTTTCATCACCGCTCCCGGGCGGGCCGCACATCCTGGCTGCGCGCGATGATTAG
- a CDS encoding FecR family protein gives MRTDARRLITHLLSGEAKRSDFDAADLWRRQSPAHEREFAEAARLWRNLGAAGRDLVAQEGVPVWPSPAAPMSRRAMLVGGGALAAAAASAAVVMPPLGLWPSLDELRADYRTATGEQRRLMLPGDVAVRMNTQTAISVPVSHGDLDQITLIAGEASFEVPAQAARALVVAADSGLTIGSVARFDIRNFGNSVCVTCSQGKVRVESGPHVATLGANQQLRYDRAGLGQTVSVNPNDAAAWLDGVLIFRDTPLADVIAELNRYRPGKIVLMRSALANRTVNGRFRVDRIDDVLTWLAQAYGARTRSLPGGVMLVV, from the coding sequence TTGAGAACCGACGCACGCCGGCTGATCACGCATCTGCTCTCCGGAGAAGCCAAACGCTCGGATTTCGATGCCGCTGACCTCTGGCGCCGGCAGAGCCCCGCGCACGAGCGAGAGTTCGCCGAGGCGGCAAGGTTGTGGCGCAATCTCGGCGCCGCGGGGCGAGACTTGGTGGCCCAGGAGGGCGTCCCGGTCTGGCCGTCGCCAGCGGCGCCGATGAGTCGGCGTGCGATGTTGGTGGGCGGTGGTGCGCTCGCCGCCGCTGCCGCGAGCGCCGCGGTGGTGATGCCGCCGCTTGGCTTGTGGCCGTCGCTCGACGAGCTGCGAGCCGACTATCGGACAGCCACCGGCGAGCAGCGACGCCTGATGTTGCCGGGCGACGTAGCGGTGCGGATGAACACGCAGACCGCGATTTCGGTGCCGGTTTCCCACGGCGATCTGGACCAGATCACGCTGATTGCAGGCGAGGCGTCGTTTGAAGTTCCGGCGCAGGCGGCGAGGGCGCTCGTGGTTGCGGCCGACAGCGGGTTGACGATCGGCAGCGTTGCCCGGTTCGACATCCGCAACTTCGGAAACAGCGTCTGCGTAACCTGCTCCCAGGGCAAAGTGCGTGTCGAGAGCGGACCGCACGTCGCCACACTCGGCGCCAATCAGCAGCTCCGTTATGACCGCGCCGGGCTCGGCCAGACGGTGTCGGTCAATCCGAACGACGCCGCAGCCTGGCTCGACGGGGTGTTGATCTTTCGCGACACGCCGCTCGCCGATGTCATCGCGGAGTTGAACAGGTATCGACCCGGCAAGATCGTCCTGATGCGATCTGCGCTGGCGAACAGGACCGTCAACGGCCGTTTTCGCGTCGATCGCATCGATGATGTGTTGACCTGGCTGGCTCAGGCTTACGGCGCCAGGACCCGGTCTCTGCCGGGCGGCGTCATGCTCGTAGTCTAG